From Pantoea vagans:
CGAGGATCATGGGCAGCGCAATCTCCGACACAATCGCCAGCCCGAGTGAAGTTGGGCGCGCCCACAGAACGATCAGCACCATCGTCAGGGCTTCACACAACATGCCGCCGACGATACCGGCACGCCAGCGATGCTCTTTCAGCACCCGCCGGTTAATACCGCCCGCGACGATACCGGCAATAATACTGGTAATCAGACAGGGCACCGAGGTCACGCCGTGAATATCGATCAGAAAACGGTGCAGCCCCGCAATCACACCGGTGGCGATGCCAACCCAGGGACCAAACAGAATGCCGCCCGCCATCACGGCAATTACCCGCACATTCAGCAGCGAACCGTCGACATTAACGCCCGACCAGGTGCTAAACAGCGCAAACAGAGAAAAGATGGCCGTGACCGCCACTTTCTCCGCGCGGGTGTGTTCATCTTTTTGCAGCAGCTGACGAAACGGGCGGGTGCGCGTCAGGAAGAACAGGCAGATCAACATCAGGGCGGCGCGGTCAAATACAGCCAGTAACATCGTGAAGTGGGAGGACACAGGCGGCTCGTCGGCAATGGAAAGTGTCTCTATGATAAAAAATGTGATCGCGAACCGCTAGCGCCCCGCACAATCACGCCGGGACTTCGTGTTTCAGATCAATTTTTATGGCCTGGGCATAAAAAGAGGAAAGGTTGAGTGCAATAAAGGGGAACAGTTTTTCATCCTGCCAGCGCTGGTCGCTGTGATGCCGTTTTGCTATGTTGCGCGATGACGCGCGCCAGCGACCGCTGGAAAACCGCGCCCATCGGGAGCAGCAGATGCAACTTGTCACCGCCAGATTAACCCTGAATAAATTACAGCCAGAAGACTGGCAACTGTTTCGTGCCGTCCATGAAGATCGCGACACCATGACCTGGGTGAGCGAGATCCCCGATGAAGCGGATATTCGTCAGCGCTTCACCGAGCGTCTGGCTCCGTGGCAGCCAGGCAGTTTTCATATGCTCTGCCTGGTGGCACGACGACGCGACAGCGGTGAGCCGATTGGCCTGTTTGGCTGCAGCCCGGAGTGGGAGCCGCATCGTCAGGCGGAAGTCGGCTATATGCTGCTACATCGCCACTGTGGTCAGGGCTATGGCAGCGAAGCGCTGGCGGCCCTGTGTCAGTTTCTGCTCGAAGCGGATTTTCATAAACTCAAAGCGATGGTGGTTGAAGGGAACTGGGCGTCACGCCGGATTCTGGAGAAAAACGGCTTCCAGCTGGAGGGCACGCTACGGGATAATTATCTGCTGAACGGCTGCTGGGTGAACGATTGGCTGCTGGGACGACTGAATCCGCAAAAATAAAAATATTTTCTGCCCCCTCGACAAAATGATCCTCACCGCGTTATGTTCGTAACGGGTCACCGCAGTGACCCGCGTCGCTCGGACGGTCCGGGCGCTTACGTAATCCAGAGGACATCATGGCTGATAACAGCACACCCCGTCGTTTCTCACGTATTGAACGTTTACCCCCTTACGTTTTCAACATCACTGCTGAACTGAAGATGGCTGCGCGCCGGCGCGGCGAAGATATCATCGACTTTTCAATGGGCAACCCTGATGGCCCGACTCCGCCGCACATCGTCGAAAAGTTATGCCAGGTAGCGCAGCGCGACGACACCCACGGTTATTCCACCTCACGCGGGATTCCGCGTCTGCGCCGGGCGATCTCGCGCTGGTACGCCGATCGTTACCAGGTGGAGATCGATCCTGAATCTGAGGCGATTGTCACCATCGGCTCCAAAGAGGGGCTGGCGCACCTGATGCTGGCGACGCTGGATCATGGTGATACCGTGCTGGTACCGAATCCCAGCTATCCGATTCACATCTACGGTGCGGTGATTGCCGGAGCGCAGGTGCGCTCAGTGCCGCTGGTGGCAGGTGTCGACTTCTTCAATGAGCTGGAACGCGCCATTCGTGAGAGCTACCCCAAGCCAAAAATGATGATCCTTGGCTTCCCGTCCAATCCCACCGCACAGTGTGTGGAACTCGACTTTTTCGAGCGGGTGATTGCGCTGGCAAAACAATACAACGTGCTGGTGATCCACGATCTGGCCTATGCCGACATCGTCTACGATGGCTGGAAAGCGCCGTCGATTATGCAGGTACCAGGTGCGCGTGATGTCGCCGTCGAGTTCTTCACCCTGTCAAAAAGCTACAACATGGCGGGCTGGCGCATCGGTTTTATGGTGGGCAACAAAGAGCTGGTCGCCGCGCTGGCACGGATCAAAAGTTACCATGACTACGGCACCTTTACGCCGCTGCAGGTGGCAGCGATTGCGGCGCTGGAAGGGGATCAGCAGTGTGTTCACGACATTGCAGAGCAGTACAAACGCCGTCGTGATGTGCTGGTCAAGGGATTGCATGAAGCGGGCTGGATGGTAGATAACCCGAAAGCCTCGATGTACGTCTGGGCAAAAATTCCGGACCACTATGCGCATCTGGGGTCGCTGGAGTTTGCCAAACATATGCTGCAGGAGGCGAAAGTCTGTGTTTCGCCCGGTATCGGGTTTGGCGACTATGGTGATACGCACGTGCGTTTCGCACTGATTGAAAACAGCGATCGCATTCGTCAGGCAGTACGGGGAATTAAAGCGATGTTTCGGGCCGATGGCGTTTTGCCAGGCAGCATGAAAACAGAAGAAGAGCACTGACAGCCAGCAGGGGCGACGCAATGGTCGCCCCGTGGCGGCACTGTCACGCCATTACTTCAGCAGCAGAACAAAGGTTCCGAACCAAAGTAACGCGAAAAAAGATATTCCCATCAAGGCATATTTCACAAAGCAACTCCTCTGAGCGGTTACGATGATGGCGATCCCAAACCAGTGCAACGCGAACAGCTGTGGAAAAGAGATCGCCATTTCAGTAATGGTCTGCTCATTTCCGGGTCGATCTGAATAACTCAGAACAGGATCAGGCGCTAATTTACGCGTAATCCTGCCTAAATGAAATAGGTCCGTTCTGAGATATTGCTCACAATTTTACGGCACCTGGATTTCCGGGATCGCCGACATGCCGACACGTAACTGAGCCAGATGCTGTTGGTCACTATCCAGCACAATTTTAACCGGCAGACGTTGAACGACTTTAGTGTAGTTGCCGGTAGCGTTATCGGGAGCAATCGCGGAAAAAGTTGCGCCGGTGGCCGGTGCGATGCTGTCCACGTGGCCGGTAAAGGTCTTGCCTGGCAGGGCATCGACACGGATTTGCACGCGCTGACCCGGACGCACATCGCTTAACTGCGTCTCAAGGTAGTTAGCCGTAATATAGGTCTGCTGCAGTGGTACTACCGCCAGCAGACGGGTTCCGGCTGACACATAAGCGCCAATCCGCACTGAGCGCTGACCGACCATGCCGTCAACGGGCGCCGTGATTCGCGTGTAGGAGAGGTTCAGCCTGGCCTGATCGACGCTGGCTTTAGCCGCTGCGACATCCGCTTCCGCTGAACGCACCGCAGCCTGTAACACGCCGACCTGTTTCACTGCCGACGCCAGCGCAGCCTGACTCTGATGCACCGCTGCCAGCGCCGAGCGCTGGTTAGCGCTGGATTTTTGCTGATCGTCTGCGGCTACGGTACCGCTTTTATAAAGTCGGTTGTAGCGGTCGGCGCTCTGACCGGCATACTGCGCGGACGCCTGGCTGGCCGCGACGCTGGCTTTCTGCTGATCAATCACCGACTGCTGCTGCTCCAGCTGGGCCTGGCTGCTCAGCAGTTTCGCCTGACTCACCTGCAGGTCAGCCTCGGCACTCTCCAGCGCCACACGGTAGTCACGATCGTCCAGCGTTGCCAGCAGCTGACCGGCTTTGACCTGCTGATTATCCTGCACCTGCACATTGCTGATGTAGCCGGAGACTTTTGGCGCGACCAGAGTGTAATCCGCATTGACGTAAGCGTCGTTGGTGCGGTGATCGTTGCCGCTCATCAGTGACCAGACTGCAAAAGCGATGGCCAGTAACACCAGCAGCAGCAGGGTGAGCACCAGAGTTCTTTTCATTTCGAAAGCACGCATATTCAGTTATTCCGGGAGGGGTTTTGAAGCAAAGTTTGAGGCGGCCAGACCCGTTTTGGCAGGATGGCGGTAAGCAATAACAGGCAGGCGGCAAAACCGGTCAGCATCAGCCAGCTGTCGCTCAGACTCAAAACCGTAGCCTGATGACGAACCAGCGTGGCAAATCCGCTGAGATTATCACTGGCGCTGATGCTGCCGTCCGGCAACAGCGGCAGGCTGCGACTGGCCTGATCGGCCGCTGGCGCGGTCATCAGCCAGCTGCGGCTGGCGGCCTGATCAATCAGAACACTGGAGTGAAACTGCTCACGATGGGAGAGGAAAACCTCAACCAGCGTGGAGGCGGTAATGCTGGAGAAGCCGCGTACCGTATTGAACATCGCCGAGGTAAACGGGCCTTCTGGCGGGGCCACCACGCTGGTGGCGCTCATCAGTATCGGCAGAATAATCATCGGTTGCCCGAACGCCTGAAGAATCTGCAGCAGCCAGAAGTTCTGGCGCGCCCACTCACTGGTGATTTGCGAGCCCAGCAGACAGGACGTTACCAGCAAGCCGACGCCCGCCGTCAGCATCCAGCGGCAGTCAATCCAGCGAATATTCAGCAGGGCCGCAATCAGCGGTGCGATCAGCAGTTGCGGCAGGCCGACCGTCAGTGCCAGCGGGGCAAACTCCAGGGTGCGAAAGCCGCTGACCTGAGCAAAATAGGCCGACGGCAGGGCGGAGCCTGACAGACCAAGGATGAGCACGCAGGCCAGTCCCAGCAAGCCGTGCGCCAGATTGGGCCGCCGCAGCATCTGCAATTTAAACAGGGGCAGCGGGTGAAACCACTCATTAATCAGGAAAACCAGCAGCAGCGGCAGCGCGGTCAGCAGCATACCGGCGATCAGGGGCGAGTTCAGCCAGTCGAGACGCTCACCCTGAGTCAGCACCAGAACCAGCAGCGCCACCGCGCTGCAGCCGGTCACCATGCCAAACAGATCGATCTGCTGAAAGCGTTCCGGACGCAGCGGGTCCTGCGGTATCCCCCAGCTAATCAGCACCATGGCAATGAGCATGAATGGCACGACCTGCCAGAACACCATCATCCAGCTGACATGATCGGTCCATAACGACGCCAGTGAGGCCGCCATATTGGGGCCAAACGTCGCGGTCAGGGCATAGCCCGCCAGACCAAACAGCTTAAAGGGCGGCGGCAGAAAGCGCAGGGCGACGGTCATCAGCATCGGCGGCAGTGCGCCACCAAACAGGCCCTGCAGCACGCGCAGGCTGATAAAAAGCGTCGGATCCGGCACCAGCGGCAGCAGAATGCCGGTCAGCATAAATCCTGCCGATACGCCCAGTGTGAAACGCCGCAGCGACAGAGTGACGGCAAACCAGGGCGCGATCATCATGGCAGCGACTTCTGCCGCCTGATAACCGGAAATAATCCAGCTACCCTGATCGTAACCGATGCCTATAGCAGCCCGGATATCTGCCAGCGCGATATCACTGACGCGATCGTTCAGCCCGGAGGTCAGGGCTGCAATGAGCACGCCGACCAGGCCAAGCGCCAGTCGCAGTGTAAAAGGATGAGGGGCCGGCGCGGCGGCAGGCTTAGCATTCATTGCAGGCGATCTCGTTATTATGATGCAGTGTACTGCGATGTGATACAGGGCGTAATATTACATCCCGGTATACTGTATTGCAATGTGGTACAGACTGTAAAAAGTGCGGCATTCGCGCTACAGTAAGGCAGCTCAAACAGGACGACGCTATGGCACATCAACCCTCCAGCCGTGAGGATGAAAAAACGGGCGGCATTCAGGTCATCGCCCGTGCGGCAAAAATTCTTAACGCGCTGGGCGAACAGCCGGGCGGCATGAGCCTCGGCGAGATAGCTCAGGCAGTAGAACTGCCCCGTTCAACGGTGCAGCGCATCGTTGCCGCGCTCGACAGCGCCGAACTGGTGCGCAGCAGCGGGGCAGGCGGACTGCGCCTGGGGCCGGCGCTGTTAAAACTGATTTCCAGCGTGCATACCGATGTGGTCGATCTGGTCAGTCCGCTACTGGAAAAACTCTCTTCTGACACCAACGAGACGGTTTCACTGGCGCGCGCCAGCGGCAGCCAGCTGGCGATTATTCACCACGTGGTGGCATCGCGGGAGCTGCGGGTCGTTCCACATATGGGACTCAATCTGCCGCTCTACAGCACCTCCGGTGGACGGGCACTGCTGGCACTGGAGTGTGAAAAAGATGTGCGGACGATCGTCGGTGACGCCTGGCAGGAGTTAACCGATATGACGGTGAAAACCCTGCCGCAGTTGCTGCAACTTATCAGGGAAGTGCGCGAAACCGGTATCGCCGTGGATCGCGGTGAAACGCTGGAAGGTATCTCTACCATGGCGTTTGCGCTGGATACGCTGTTTGGTCGCTTTTCTGTCTCTTTGCTGGTGCCCTCTGCACGTTTTCTGCGTCACGAAGCCCGTTTTCGTGACGAGATGCTGAAGTGCAAAGAGGCGCTGGTGCGTGAAATCGGCAAAGTCGCCGCGATAGAAGGATAAGCATCTGATGAAAACCCTGCTGATGGCCATTGATCACTCTCCGGTGGCGGAGAAGGTGGTCGCCTTAACCATTGAAGAAGCGCTGGCGCATCGGGCCGATGTGGTAGTGCTGTGCTGCGTGGATCCTGCTTACTCCTCCTGCAATCAGCCGATGGAAATCGATGCGGGTGAAGATCCGGCCGATTTTGTGGCGGCGCAGGATGAGCAGAATACGGCGGAAATGGTGGTGCGCCATGCGCTGGCACCGTTATTGCGCGCGGGCATTAATGCGCGTGGCATGATCCTGGCGGGGGACGCAGCAGACACCATCGTTGCCCAGTCGCAACAGCTTAAGGCCAGTATGATTATCATGGGACGTCGCCATCTCTCCTCTTTTAATCGGCTATTAAAAGGCTCGGTTAGCGCTTCAGTTATTGAGCGTGCTCACTGCCCTGTGCTGATCGATGTGCGTAAGGATTAATCCCGCAGCATGAACTCTCTGCTTTTTATTACGCTGGCCGCGTTTGCGCCGCTGGCGCTGATCGTCATTGTGCTGATCAAAACCACCCGGCTGCGTTTGTGGCAGGGGCTGATCCTCTTTCTGCTGCCACTGATACTGGCAAATCTGCTCTGGTTCAGCTGGGTCGCGCCGCATCAGCAGCAGACTGCTCAGCATGAGCAGGCGGTGAATCAGCTGGCAGAGATGCCTGGCTATCGGGTATTGCAGACGCAGGAACCGGCATTATGGCTGTTGCTTACTCAGGAACTGACCCGGCGGATCCGTGCAGGCGAGCAGCCTGACAGGGCGACAGGTGAACTGCGTGGCTGGCTGATTGAGGTGATTAATCAGCGACTGATGCGCGGAACCGATGCGGCGGTCGTTAACTATATCAGCGTCTCGGTGGAAGAGATGCGGGCGCTGAACCACATCGATCCGGGCCTCTGCTTCCGTTATCTCTATCCGCAGGTGAGTGGTGGCATCAATTTGCAGACCACACTCCCAGCTTCTCTGAATCAGAAAGAGGCCGATGCCATGGAGCTGCTGCTGCTCAATAGCCCGCCACCCGAACAGCCCCTTGATAAACCGCAGGCGCAGGATGATCTGCAAAAGATTGTCGGCCGGCTTTATCTGAAGTGGGGCGATAAACTGCAGCAGCTGAATATGCCTGCCGACACGGCGGTGGATCGCTCTTCGCTGTGTGCCATGTCGATTGACCTCTACAGTGCCATTCTGGCATTACCTGACAAGCGCGCCGCTAACCTGTTACGTAGAATGGTGGCACTGACCGGTCAGTAAACTCGTGTTTAGCGGGCGAAAAAAAGCCCGCTAAGCGCGGGCAGGGAAGAGAGAGGAGCAGATTTTTATTTTTAGCATTTCCTGGTGTGGTGCAGTCTTCGTTTGGTCTGATTACATCCTGTCACTTCCGGCATGATAGTGATAGCCGTTTAATCGTATTACATTAATTGGTAAAAACTTCTCAAGTTTTAATTTTCGCGCATTAATCCTATGGATGCGTGGCATGCTGCGTCATACACTGCGCGGCAACGTGAGGATAACTAAATGAAAAAATTAATTACCGGCGCACTGGCGCTGATTCTGCTGAGTGGATGTACTGCCAGCAAACCCGGGGCATTTGAACGCGTTGATGAAGATCCCAGCTCGAATACCGTGCAGTACCGTTTTGACCCGGCAAAGGTCAATCGGGATGCAATGGATATCGATCTGGCGAATTACTGCAGTAATAAAGGATTTGATAAAGTTGAGGCGCTGCCTGCCCAGGAAAGTCATATTCCGGGGCTGAAGAAAGTGTGGTTCCAGTGTAATTATGCGCTGAAAAGCTAAATAAAACGGGCGGGATAATTATCCCGCCCTTAAAGTTTACTGCTTTTATTTTATGCTGTGTGACATCTTTGCCCGTTAGTGGCGATGGTGACCGCCATGATACCCACCGTGATAACCTCCATAGTAGCCTCCATGATATCCGCCGCCACCCCCGCGGTGCCAGCCATCGTCGTGTCTGGGGCTGATGATACAACCGCTTAGTAATGTCATCAGCGCAACCACCGAAGCGACTTTAATTAATCTCTTCATCGGAAGCCTCTCCTCTTTTTCAATGACTACGACATTACGCTGGAAAAGTGGAGTGAAGATGCAGGCTTTGTAGAGTTATTTAAGAAGATATGACGGAATATTTCAGCGTGCTGTATTTTTCCGCGGCAGGAAATAAGAAAATCGGAATGAGCTGAATAATAAATACTATCAAAGATAATAGTCTTAAAATCAAGCGAAAATAATTCTCATTTGAAAGTTTTTACCACTACATTATTAGCATGTCATTTCAATGGGAGAGAAACATGGCGCATAACGTAAAAAATATTCTGGCGTTACAGGCTGAACTGGGGGAATGCCCGCTCTGGTCATCAGAAGAACAGGTGCTCTATTGCGTCGATATTCTGGCGCCGGCCATTCACCGTTTTGATCCGGTCAGCGGTGAATTGCAGACCTTCCCGCAGGCGGAAGAGGTAGGGTGCATCGGTCTGCGTGAGCAGGGCGGGCTGATAGCCGCATTGCGCAATGGTGTCTGGCTGCTGGATGCGCAGGGTAAACCAGAGAAAAAGATCGCAGAAAATCCCGGTGTGGCCGCGCAAAGTCGCTTTAATGATGGCCGTGTGGATCCCTGGGGTAACTTCTGGTGCGGCAGCCTGTGGGAACCGCAGGATAAAAATGGTGGTCTGTTATGCCGCGTGACGCCTGACCTGAAGATGGAAGTGAAGGCGCAGGACATTAAAATTTCCAACGGGCTGGCATTCTCTCCGGACCGGCAATGGATGTATCACAGCGATACGCCGAATGAGGCGCTCTATCGCTATCCGTTAAGCGAGCAGGGCGAACCGGGTGAGCGCACACTGTTCCGTCGTTTTGACGCGAAAGGGGGTTTACCGGATGGTGCCGCGGTGGATAGCGAAGGTTTTTACTGGTCAGCACAGTTTGATGGCGGACGCGTGGTACGTATCGATCCGCAGAGCAGCGAAATCGTTGATGAGATCCTGCTGCCGGTGAAGTGGCCAACCATGGTGGCCTTTGGCGGTGCCGATCTTAAAACGCTGTTTATCACCAGTTCACGGGAAGATCGCACAGAAGAGGAACTGGCACGTTATCCGCAGTCAGGCGATATCTTTGCCGTGGATGTCGCGGTGGCGGGAATAGCAGAGCCGCGATTCCGCGGCTGAATGTTAACGGGCCGCGCATTGGCGGCCCGTGGTCGTTGCTTGCGAAGTTAGTGGCGCTGCAACACCGGCTCTGCT
This genomic window contains:
- a CDS encoding GNAT family N-acetyltransferase; this encodes MQLVTARLTLNKLQPEDWQLFRAVHEDRDTMTWVSEIPDEADIRQRFTERLAPWQPGSFHMLCLVARRRDSGEPIGLFGCSPEWEPHRQAEVGYMLLHRHCGQGYGSEALAALCQFLLEADFHKLKAMVVEGNWASRRILEKNGFQLEGTLRDNYLLNGCWVNDWLLGRLNPQK
- the alaC gene encoding alanine transaminase — translated: MADNSTPRRFSRIERLPPYVFNITAELKMAARRRGEDIIDFSMGNPDGPTPPHIVEKLCQVAQRDDTHGYSTSRGIPRLRRAISRWYADRYQVEIDPESEAIVTIGSKEGLAHLMLATLDHGDTVLVPNPSYPIHIYGAVIAGAQVRSVPLVAGVDFFNELERAIRESYPKPKMMILGFPSNPTAQCVELDFFERVIALAKQYNVLVIHDLAYADIVYDGWKAPSIMQVPGARDVAVEFFTLSKSYNMAGWRIGFMVGNKELVAALARIKSYHDYGTFTPLQVAAIAALEGDQQCVHDIAEQYKRRRDVLVKGLHEAGWMVDNPKASMYVWAKIPDHYAHLGSLEFAKHMLQEAKVCVSPGIGFGDYGDTHVRFALIENSDRIRQAVRGIKAMFRADGVLPGSMKTEEEH
- the ypdK gene encoding membrane protein YpdK, which produces MKYALMGISFFALLWFGTFVLLLK
- a CDS encoding HlyD family secretion protein, with amino-acid sequence MRAFEMKRTLVLTLLLLVLLAIAFAVWSLMSGNDHRTNDAYVNADYTLVAPKVSGYISNVQVQDNQQVKAGQLLATLDDRDYRVALESAEADLQVSQAKLLSSQAQLEQQQSVIDQQKASVAASQASAQYAGQSADRYNRLYKSGTVAADDQQKSSANQRSALAAVHQSQAALASAVKQVGVLQAAVRSAEADVAAAKASVDQARLNLSYTRITAPVDGMVGQRSVRIGAYVSAGTRLLAVVPLQQTYITANYLETQLSDVRPGQRVQIRVDALPGKTFTGHVDSIAPATGATFSAIAPDNATGNYTKVVQRLPVKIVLDSDQQHLAQLRVGMSAIPEIQVP
- a CDS encoding MFS transporter, with translation MNAKPAAAPAPHPFTLRLALGLVGVLIAALTSGLNDRVSDIALADIRAAIGIGYDQGSWIISGYQAAEVAAMMIAPWFAVTLSLRRFTLGVSAGFMLTGILLPLVPDPTLFISLRVLQGLFGGALPPMLMTVALRFLPPPFKLFGLAGYALTATFGPNMAASLASLWTDHVSWMMVFWQVVPFMLIAMVLISWGIPQDPLRPERFQQIDLFGMVTGCSAVALLVLVLTQGERLDWLNSPLIAGMLLTALPLLLVFLINEWFHPLPLFKLQMLRRPNLAHGLLGLACVLILGLSGSALPSAYFAQVSGFRTLEFAPLALTVGLPQLLIAPLIAALLNIRWIDCRWMLTAGVGLLVTSCLLGSQITSEWARQNFWLLQILQAFGQPMIILPILMSATSVVAPPEGPFTSAMFNTVRGFSSITASTLVEVFLSHREQFHSSVLIDQAASRSWLMTAPAADQASRSLPLLPDGSISASDNLSGFATLVRHQATVLSLSDSWLMLTGFAACLLLLTAILPKRVWPPQTLLQNPSRNN
- a CDS encoding IclR family transcriptional regulator, whose product is MAHQPSSREDEKTGGIQVIARAAKILNALGEQPGGMSLGEIAQAVELPRSTVQRIVAALDSAELVRSSGAGGLRLGPALLKLISSVHTDVVDLVSPLLEKLSSDTNETVSLARASGSQLAIIHHVVASRELRVVPHMGLNLPLYSTSGGRALLALECEKDVRTIVGDAWQELTDMTVKTLPQLLQLIREVRETGIAVDRGETLEGISTMAFALDTLFGRFSVSLLVPSARFLRHEARFRDEMLKCKEALVREIGKVAAIEG
- a CDS encoding universal stress protein, with product MKTLLMAIDHSPVAEKVVALTIEEALAHRADVVVLCCVDPAYSSCNQPMEIDAGEDPADFVAAQDEQNTAEMVVRHALAPLLRAGINARGMILAGDAADTIVAQSQQLKASMIIMGRRHLSSFNRLLKGSVSASVIERAHCPVLIDVRKD
- a CDS encoding lipoprotein, which gives rise to MKKLITGALALILLSGCTASKPGAFERVDEDPSSNTVQYRFDPAKVNRDAMDIDLANYCSNKGFDKVEALPAQESHIPGLKKVWFQCNYALKS
- a CDS encoding SMP-30/gluconolactonase/LRE family protein — its product is MAHNVKNILALQAELGECPLWSSEEQVLYCVDILAPAIHRFDPVSGELQTFPQAEEVGCIGLREQGGLIAALRNGVWLLDAQGKPEKKIAENPGVAAQSRFNDGRVDPWGNFWCGSLWEPQDKNGGLLCRVTPDLKMEVKAQDIKISNGLAFSPDRQWMYHSDTPNEALYRYPLSEQGEPGERTLFRRFDAKGGLPDGAAVDSEGFYWSAQFDGGRVVRIDPQSSEIVDEILLPVKWPTMVAFGGADLKTLFITSSREDRTEEELARYPQSGDIFAVDVAVAGIAEPRFRG